The following is a genomic window from Spirosoma foliorum.
TTTAGCCGGTTTACTTGCCCCTCAGTTTGGTCATTACTCCACTCCGATCGAAACGCTTCTTTAACAGCGGCAAAGTCCTGACGCATCCCTCGCACAAACCCACTCAAGACAGGTATCCTTTCGGCATCGGCACACCAGCTAGCTAACTCGTCCGCTTGCCGATCCTGTAT
Proteins encoded in this region:
- a CDS encoding transposase, translated to MHQLSLCFKQLIQDRQADELASWCADAERIPVLSGFVRGMRQDFAAVKEAFRSEWSNDQTEGQVNRLKTIKRIMYGKAKFNLLRLQVLTRNWTTPLD